AGCTGCTAAAGGCACATCAGCGATCGCCAAAAATATTGGTATTGTCGCTCTCAATGCTCAAACCACCACCATCGGAGCCAGTAATACATCAGACGCAGCCACAGAACTAGCCCGTATGGCTGTAGATTTGCAAAAGGTCGTTAATCAGTTTAAGTACTAAATAAGGAGAATCAATTCAAAATTCAAAATTTTGAATCTGTTAAACACTATGCCAAAAATTCGGGTATTGGTTGTAGATGACGCTGTATTAGTTCGCAGTCGAGTTAGTAAAATCCTCTCCAGCGACTCACAACTAGAAGTGGTAGGGGTAGCTGCTAATGGTGTTATTGCCTTGGCAAAAATTCCTCAAGTCAATCCCGATGTCATCATCTTAGATGTGGAAATGCCGGAGATGAACGGACTAGAAACCCTAGCCGCTATTCGCCAAACTTATCCACATCTGCCAGTAATTATGTTCAGCACTTCCACCTACGCTGGTGCAAGTGCGACTTTGGAAGCTCTCTCTTTAGGGGCTACTGATTACGCCACAAAACCTAGTAATCTAGGAACCGTAGAGGCAGTTAATCAACATATCCGCGAGGAATTAATTCCCAAAATTAAGCTATTTGGTGCAGGAACTCAGCATTTTTTTCTGCCAAATGTTAGCAGCCATACGCCTGTTTTAACTACCCGTACACATTTAGAACCTGTGAATGTGGTTGCTGTTGGGGTTTCTACAGGAGGTCCAAATGCACTCGCTACACTGTTAAGTCATCTACCAACAGATTTCTCTGTTCCCCTCCTAATTGTGCAACATATGCCACCAATGTTTACTAAACTATTAGCCCAAAGATTATCCTCTATCAGCCATGTTCCTGTAGAGGAAGCGGTTGACGGTGTGGCATTAAAACCCGGACAGGCTTGGATTGCCCCTGGTGATTTTCATATGATTGTACAACGGCAGGGAACTGAAGTAAGACTTGCTATCCATCAAGCACCACCGGAAAATTCCTGTCGCCCTTCAGTGGATGTATTGTTGCGTTCCGTTGC
Above is a genomic segment from Nostoc sp. MS1 containing:
- a CDS encoding chemotaxis response regulator protein-glutamate methylesterase, translated to MPKIRVLVVDDAVLVRSRVSKILSSDSQLEVVGVAANGVIALAKIPQVNPDVIILDVEMPEMNGLETLAAIRQTYPHLPVIMFSTSTYAGASATLEALSLGATDYATKPSNLGTVEAVNQHIREELIPKIKLFGAGTQHFFLPNVSSHTPVLTTRTHLEPVNVVAVGVSTGGPNALATLLSHLPTDFSVPLLIVQHMPPMFTKLLAQRLSSISHVPVEEAVDGVALKPGQAWIAPGDFHMIVQRQGTEVRLAIHQAPPENSCRPSVDVLLRSVAQVYGASAIAVILTGMGQDGLHGCQCISEAGGQVLAQDKASSVVWGMPSYIVNAGLADRIVPLEQMADEIMHRIHPTQKLGL